The region TGGAACCCAAGCCGGTGGAGAAACaccgcgatgcgctggtaccaagcgcgcggagcctgcttgagtccgtacaaggaccgcgaaagcaggcacacatggtcgggaagcgccgggtcaacaaacccggtgggctgcaggcagaagacctgctcctcaaggtggccatggaggaaggcgttggagacgtccatctggtgcaccggccaagcacgggaggccgcaaggtggagaaccgtgcgtatcgtgccgggcttgacgaccggagcgaaggtgtcggtgaagtcgatgccagcatGCTGTCGGAAGCCACGAACGATCCAGCGCGCTTTGTAAcgatcaagggtaccatcaggacGGAGCTTGTGTTTAAAGACCCACTTCTCGGTAATCACGTTGGCGTGCCGGGGACGAGGAACAAGCTTTCACGTCCAGTTGCGCAATAAggcgtcaaactcctcttgcatcgcagccatccagagcgggtcacgaagagcggctcgAACGGAGGACGGCAACGGCGACAACTCAGTGGTGGACGCCGCATGGACGTAGTCATCTGAGACGTAGCGCGAGCTCGGGCGAAAAATGCCCGTACGGGCGCGGGTGACTGGACCGGCCACAGGCGCCGGGGGCGCCGAGAGGGCCTCGGGGGCCAGGGCACCGAGGGCGCCTGGGGGGCCGCGGGCGCCGAGGGGGCCAACGTCGGGGGCCTCGAGGGGGCCGCGGGCACCAAGGGCGCCTGGGGGGCCGCGGGCACCGAGGGGGCCAACGTCAGGGGCCTCGGGGGGGCCGCGGGCACCGGGGGCGCCGGGGGCGCCGCGGGAGCCGCGGGCGCCAGAGGAGCCGCGGGGGCCGCAAGGGCCGCGGGTGCCAATGTCGGGGGCGCCAGTGTCGCGGCTGTAGGAGGCGTCGCATGCGGGGGGCGCGCCTCAAAGCCAGGGGGCGGGCCAAGAGAGGCGCGCGAGCGCCCTGGGAGAGGCGTAGAGGAGCCCGCGTCACCAGTGATAGGAGGAACAGCCGGGGGTACCTGAtgaaacggaaacacatgctcatcaaagtaaacatgccgggaagtgaacacacggtgggagacgggatcgtagcaccgatatcccttggagttggaggggtagccgatgaagatgcaagcgatagATCGAGGTGCAAGCTTGTGAGAAGCAGTGTCGACagtgctctgataccatgtagaatatgtgaattgcacgatgtattgctcttcgtgcatagacacgtatatatgatgtacaaatgTGAGCCacagacctcaactatacaaggaactaggaggcgggcccaatacacaatatgcacatagCACATATACTCAGCACTCTCATCACACTGTCTTTCTGGTCCATGTATTGTTGCGTGGCAGTCCAATATGTGGCATCGAGCCATTTGATGTAGCCGCCACAGGTCAGCTCCTCTGCGTGATTCTCGCTAGTTGACGTCGCCCTTTTCCACATCTGGTTCATTCCCCAATTTGCCATGGCTAGATCTTCTTCCCTCCCCAAATCCGCACCTTCTAGCcttctatttttttttctgttacaaCAACATGTATTGGGCATATCTTCTTTTGCTCCAGAGTGAAAAAAAATCTTTGAATGTATAGTTGATCTAGCACTGATATTGAGAGTAAAGACATGTTATTTTTGTAAACAAATGATATATGTACTTATGCAAGGTCATTCTCTGGTAATTATATCGTTGCACATTATGTGGTTGCTTGATATTTTCCCCTCCTATTTTGTGTGTCACTCCCCGCCACTGGGTGGAGGTAGTGACTGCGTCGAGCCAGAGGGATTGTGGCGTGCTGGCATGGAAAAATAGTGTGTAAATGCCatagttctggtgcgctggtcctacggggccttagcacgacgactttccgactgtctactacaacaagttgtgcccgactccggtgaTGGAGAGGCGATGACGACGGCgcgtcttcggctcgcttcagtgctggtagttgtcgctaggtggtctacggatctggatgtgatttctattatttctggtattcgttgtactgccatgattgaagatgaatagatcggaaattttctcgcaaaaaaaagtgTGTAAATGCCATAGTTAATGGTGCAAGTGATGCGCTTGACACGACCAATTTTTTATGCTAAGTGTATGCTCATGTGAGACTTTGTGCAATCCATGAGATCTGAGGGAGGACATCAAAACATTATTGTCAAATTCATGTCCGTTGACACTATGGAAAGCAATATCTCACACGCTAAACTGTGTATGAACACAAACTTGGAAATGGTGCAAATGGTCAAAAGCTTCTAATTCGTATTTAAGGGGACAGTCCCACCAAAGTGAAAATAATCATCGAAAATTACCAAGTAAATTGAAAGCCAAAAATACTAAGAATCAGGGACATGCACAAGCCACAATGCAGTAGTTCAAATGGAAATCTGGAAACATGTGTTGAACTTAAAAAAGGGATTATGTATGCACATTTTTGCCAATGCAACAGGCATGGCAAGCGTGTGCCCATGCATGCactcaaatttgtgaatctttttgtaAAAAAAAATTCTACCCACACAAAAAATTCGCATATTTTGTAATCaaactgattttttttgaaaaagattgAAAATTTGAGAATAAGTTCATGAATTTGACTATTTTAATTTTAAAAagttcaagcatttgaaaaatatagAAAAACCCCAAAATAAAATGAAACAAAACTCTGTTTAAAAATACATGAGAAAACCAGCCTGAAACTTCACAAAGTCATATTTGCCATATAGGAAGCGTAAAAGAAAGCAAGTGGGCACAACAAGTAACCTAGCCCAGTTGGTTACTAGAACTAGAAGTAAACCTTGAGAATTGGAGTTTAAATCCATGCAGGGCACATTTCTTGAagattaaaaaaaaagagaaaataaagctATACGCCAGGCCGTGTATGTATCGCGTATTCGCACACTCAGCATGGGCGACGTATATTCTAAAAATACTATCCTACCCTTTATTTATTATAAAAGAGTATGAAGAGATCTTCTCCATTAATGTGTTTAGGGGGTTCTAGCAAAGCAAAAGTGTTATTATAGCTACTCCTACTAGCAATAGCAAAATCATGATGAATGTGATCAGGTACTTCCAGATGACCAAGTCGATACCCGTTGGTGCCAGGAACGGTAGCGACAAGTGCGGCTAGAATCCTGCAGAGAGTATAGATTGAGCTGTTATAGTACACGCACGCAAGTTAGGTTTTTAAAAGCTTGGGAATAAGAACGCTTCAGAGATTCTATTGAGTATGGAGATGCACATGACCAAGATGAGAAAAATAGGtaggttttttttttgaggggtgaaAAACAATTTATTCATCACCAAACTCCACACGACGTGGGATATAATTTGGAACCTGGGGTTGGCCCAACCAGACATGGCGCCCCGGCCCTAATGAAAGTGAAAACTTAGCAAGTTTATGTGCGTCTCTATTAGCCGCACGGCCTTCAAAAGTAAAATTACAAATGCAAGAAGAAGATCTAAATTTAATCTCTTGAATAATTGCAGCGTTTTTACCCATATGTGACTTTTGGATGTCACTCACCACTTGCTTCGCGTCAGAAGCGATCATCAGGTTATTCACGTTGAGATCTTCGGCCAGGGCTAGTGCTTCACGGCATGCGATCGTTTCCAGAATCGCTGGGTCGTCCGCTCCTGCAATGACCAACGATGAGCTTTCCAGATAGTTGCCTTGTTGATGCCAACAAACCGCCGCAGCAGATCCTCCTCTCCCAGTTCTCACACCAGCATCGACGTGAATTTTGACCCATCCCGGAGGAGGAGCTCGTGGCCTGATCAGAGAGGGTCCGCcccttgccgctggttcttgcttgttgtccAACACCTCTAGCTCTACTATAAATAGAGCTAGAAATCTCCTGACAAAATCTGTAGTGGCTTGGGGTGTTTGAAAAATCCCTTCATGGATTGCCTTACGCCGAGCCGTCCATATCGCCCATAACGTGACCGCTAGCCGAACAAATTGGTCATGTGGAAGTGATTCCATGAGTGTAAATAGCCATAACTTAGCTTTTGGTTCGGTGGTAGCAACCAGGACTTGTGCAAGATCATCATCGGTCAGAGCCCACACACACCTGGATGATGTACAGTTCAGCAGTGAGTGCCTCCATGAGTCTAGTGCTCCACACATCCCACATGTCGAACTATCTGACATATTTCTATGAGCTCGAACATCTTCCGTTGGTAGAAATTGTTTAGCTAACCGCCACAGGAACATCTTCACTTTGCCCGGTACCTTAGTGCGCCATAGTGTTTTCCACGTCCCTTCCTCTGCCGCTGTCGACGACGAGCCCGCAGTGTTTTCCAGCCAAGCCTCCCGCCTCCTTCTGGTTTCTACTAACATGCGATATGCAGACTTGACAGAGAAGGTGCCGTTCCTCTCGAAGTTCCAACTCCAGAAATCAACCGTGTTTCGTGTGCAGAGTGGGATACCCAATATGATCTTGGCATCCATTGGCATGAACACCTGGTTGACGCGTTCAACATTCCATGTAGAGCTGGTGTTATCAATTAGTTCGGCCACCCGTGTTGGAAGGTTGGCTACCCGACTGCCATACGGGTGTAACATTTCGTTCCTTGGCAACCACGTGTCTGCCCATATGTTCGTTGATTCACCATTCCCTATTCGGCGGATGATCCCTTGCTGTAGCACATCTCTCCCTTCTAGTATAGCTCGCCAAACCTGactcgggtgaccgccaagacttgCATGCAGAATATCAGAGTCCGGATAATAGATGCTTTTCAGCATTCGTGCGCTAAGAGAGTCCGGATCCTACAGCAGTCGCCATGCTTGACGTGCAAGCATAGATAAGTTAAAGAGTTCAAAATCCTTGAAACCTAGTCCACCCATACCTTTTGGCTCAGTCATCGCCTTCCACGATACCCAATGAGGTTTTCTCTTGCCGTCCTTAGAGCCCCACCAGAATTTTCTTATGAGCATATTTAGATGTTCACATAAACCCCTTGGTAACTTGAAACAGGCCATAGAGAAGACCGGGACTGCTTGTGCTACTGCTTTGACCAAAACCTCTTTACCCGCTGTCGACATGGTGCTCTCTAGCCAGCCTTGAACTTTGCTCCACAATCGGTCCTTCAAATATTTGAAAGCCCCGTTTTTAGAATGTCCTATGTCAGACGACATACCCAGGTACTTTTCATTAAGAGTTTCATTTGGAACATTAAGAGTGTTCTTGATCTCCTCCCGGATACTATCTGGAACACCCTTACTGAAAAAGatggaagattttgcaaagtttatCCGTTGACCCGAAGCTTCGCAGTAACTGTTTAGTACCAGGTTCACCTCTTCAGCTCCAGCATTACTCGCCTTAcaaaacagcaggctgtcatcagcAAATAACAAATGGTTTACCTTGGGCGCCGTAGGTGCCACTTGTAACCCACTCAGGTTGGATGACTCATTCTTCAATTTTAACAGGCACGAGAAGCCCTCTGCTGCAAGCAAGAACAAATAAGGGCTGATTGGGTCCCCTTGTCTGATCCCTCTTGATGGTTCAAACTCCTCCAACTTCTTACCATTAAAAAGCACCGAGAACTTGACCGACGTGACTAAGTTCATCACTATATTTACCCATCTTTCTGCAAATCCAAGTTTGGTCATCACCGCCCGTAGATAGGTCCACTCGACCCTATCATAAGATTTCATCATGTCGAGCTTGAGTGCAAAGGACCGGTGCATCTTGGACTTGTTCCTTTTCATAAAATGGAGATACTCGTATGCAGTGATGATGTTATCAGTTATCAGCCGTCCAGGAACAAAGGCAGATTGCTCTTCAGATATTATCTCAGGTAAAATTACTTTCAGACGGTTAGCAATCACCTTCGAAGCATTTTTGTAAAGCACATTACAAAGGCTAATAGGTCTGAACTGAGCTAACAAGGTTGGATTTTTACCTTTGGAATTAACACAAGAACTGTCTCATTAATGCATGATGCTGATTCTGTTCCTTCAACTATCCGTAGTACTGCCTTTGTCACTTCGTTACCACACACTTCCCAATGACGCTGACAGAAATGAGCTGGGTATCCATCTGGGCCAGGAGCCTTCATTGGGAACATCTGAAAAAGAGCAGTTTTTACCTCATCCTCACTGTATGGGGCATTCAAAGCATCGTTCATCTGATCAGTGACTCTGCGAGGAACGGTATCTAGGACCGGCCCCATGTTAGGCACGCCTTCTGAAGTATAAAGATTCTTGTAAAAGGCCGTAGCCATGGTCTCCAACTCCACAACATTATCTGTCATTGTTCCATCCTGACGCTGTAGCTCCTTAATTTGATTCTTCCTTCTTCGCTTACTAGCACGCAGGTGAAAAAAATATGTGTTTTTATCGCCATGCATCAGCCAGTCAACGCGTGCACGTTGTCTCCACAATACTTCCTCTCGGTGAAATAGTTCAACGAGTCGGTCTGTGATTTTAGTTTCTTCTCTGCTCGGTCCAGTTCGTCCCGCCATGGCACGTATAATCTGCAGATTTGTTTTTAGCTCACTGATTTCCCGCCGAACACTGCCAAAGTGCTCGCGATCCCATGTTGATAGCTCGCCTGACAAACCCTGCAGCTTTTCCCTGATTTGGTCGACCGAATCACCCGGCGCCTCTGCCCACTTGTCGGCCACCACCGAAGCCAGTGCGGGATCCCGCTCCCAGCATATCTCGTATTTAAAAGGCTTCGGGCCCCTCCTGCATGCATGCATCTCTTGCAACGTGAGAACCAGGGCTACGTGATCTGAGCTTGCCGCCGCGACGTGCTTAACCTGTGCTGATGGGAATTCCAGGAGCCACTCGGGGGATGCCACCGCCCTATCCAATCTCACTCTTGTGAATGACCCTCTGGCTACTTTTTTCTCGAATGTCCAGCTCTGTCCCTGGTAGCCGATGTCTGTCAGGCTGCAAACATCCAGAGCATCTCGAAACATATCCATCTGCGCTTGGCTCCTCGCGCACACCCCCTCATGCTCGTGGCCGTGTAATACTTCGTTGAAATCACCTACTGCAACCCAGGGAAGATGGCTGGTGTTAACAATGCTTTTCATCATATCCCACGTCTTGTATCTCTCTTGCACTTGTGCTTCTCCATATACAAAAGTAAACCTAGTTTGCACCGGGACTAGTTCTTTAACAATAACATCAATGTGATAATCCGAATAACCAATAATTTCCAGCTTTATTGCTTCTTTCCAGAAGATACCAAGGCGACCACTTCTACCTCTGCTGTTTACAGCAAAACTTTTATCAAATCCTAGCGACCCTACCATGCTTTCAACACGTGATCCCTCTATTTGGGTTTCTAAAATGCATACAATAGAGGGGGCATGTTGCCTCGAGAGATCTCGAAGCTCTTAAACTGTCGCGGGTTTGCCAGCCCCACGACAGTTCCACACCAGGCAATTCATTGCGCTAGGCGCGACCCCCCTGGGAGGCCCGCCAAACGCGCATCAGAAGTTTTGTTTAGAGCAATGCTCTTCGTGTTGGTAGGATCACTTGTACTCTGTTTATTTCTCTTTGGCTCTTGCTTCTACGACAGACTATCTGGAGCTTTCAACATTGGCACAAGGGGAATTTTACCACCCTGTTGTGATGAAGGGGGGCCCGAAGATCCTCCCTGATTAACTCCATacatcccccttttccttcccctctccgCTTCTTCCATAGCCGCATCATTCTGAAGCTCATCTGACTCCATGAAATCCTCCACTTGGCTACCAGTTTCAGCACCACGACCCCGGCCACCTCCGGACCGGCCACGCCCTCTGCCACCCGGGTTGTTGTTTCCCCGTGCTTCGCCCGGGCCACGTCCTGGACCCCTAAACCAGCTTGCCTTAAGGTCCTTGAAAACCAAAGCTTTAGGTGCCCACACACCATCTCCACATTCCTTGAATAAGTGCCCTAGGTTGCCACACACCGCACACCAATCAGGGAGCCTCTCGAATTTCACCCGAAAGATCACTCGCTGCATCCCTTCCTTCTTCTTGATAACTAGTGAGACTGCATTCTTTAGAGGCTTTGTGACATCAATCTTAATCCTCACCCGGGCAAAATTACCCTCAAAATCTTGGGATTTAGGCTCCGCATAGATGAACTCACCCACCGTCGCCGAAAGTGCTTTGATCTTGGGGAAAAAACCATCAAGGAGGTCATGGATTTGCATCCATATATCTAGCTTGGTGAGATCGATCAGGGAGGGTTTAGTAAAACCATCATAGGGTGTCACGATCACAGCTTTCCTTTTGAACGCCCACGGGCCCTCCTCCATTACACATTCCCAATCGCCTAGACATGAAAATTGCAGGGTATACAGATTGTCCTCCAGAGGTCTGATTTTCACTTCTTTTGCCAGATCCCAAGCAACTCTCATATTCTTGTAAAACCAGTACTGGCTATAGGTCTTTTCTGTGTGAACCCTAGCTAACGCCATCCATCGGACCACTTCGGCCGGCAGTTCGTCGTCTTCCACAATGACATCCTGGAGATCATCCTCTGTCAGGCCTAGTTCTTCCATCATCGCTGCAACATCTGACTCTGCCTCTGCCGCACCCGAGGATGCGCCATCTTCCTTAGTTCTCTTGCTCGAAGAAACCATATCCACGAGCGGTAGGGTCCCCATCACTTCGTCCGCTCCCGCCATGGCCGGGGCCCCAAGGACACCCGAGCGCCGGGGAGGGAAGGAGGCAGGGTAGATCAGGTCTCTACGTCGGGGAGAAAAATCGCCGCCGCCAAGAGGAAGGAAAACCCTAACGAGAGGGGAACAAATCGTAGGTTCGTAGAAAAATAGGTAGGTGAGTATCCAAAAGGGAAGCCCGTTCTCACCGTGTTCACGGCCCAGCTAGCCTGCCATCGATTCTATTATTATTTTTGCCATTTATAACATGGAGGAAGAGCCCGAGCTTGTGCTGTAGGTTTTGAAAAGGGAATCTATCATGATTTGTGAAGTAATACAGATCACCGGAAGAACCCTTCGCTCCTCCTGCCCACGCCCAACTCCCATCTAGGGTTTCCTTGCCTTTCGCCGGCGCCGCCGGTCCGCCTTATCTTCTATGGTCCTCGGATCATGGAGGCacggtggatcccggcccttgccggcgggagggctccgtttttagatgtttttctgagttttgttagggtttgtgccaTGCTCAAGAAGATGAGGCGGTGGCGGCTTCTTGAAGATAGAATAAGgtcctccccgcctagcccccgtgctGGTGATGTTTCAAGCATCGTCGGAaggcgtgtggaggtttgtctccggcggatctcatGGGATCCGGTCggcgtttgtcttcggtggatccgaCTGGATCCGGTCTTCGCTCGTCTACGTCTGTGTGTctacaggttggatccttccggtCTATGCTTCTCTTTATCGGCgatggttgctgttctggtgcgctggtcctatggggccttagcacgacgacttcccgactgtctactacaacaatgtttgcccggctccgacgagggaggggcgatgacggcagcgcgccttcggctcgctctagagattgtagtcgttgctaggtggtctacagacctggatgtaatttttacttcaagtgttctttgtactaccttgacagttgCAAAAATTAATTAACCAACTATTAGATGAAAACTGGTGCCAaagtttttagttttttttttggcAGAGGGTAATTTTGTTAACCGAGTTTTGAAGTACTAGTTAACAAGACTCGGTTAACAAAGTACTTCCTTCCTTTTCAAATACATTGCAAATTAGTTTTATTTTAAGTTAGACTTTGTAAAATTTGACTAAATTTATGGAAGAAAAAACAAATCAACACCATCGGAGAATAGTGATAGTTTTTTATAATTAATCCTAGATATATGGAGAAATAATGCGGAGTACCGTAACGCGGAGTGGGCGACGACCCGGCCGTCCTGCGAGGCAGCGACCCATAGCGAGTTAGCGACCATACACGCGTTATCGGGGTTCTACGTATATCCACCTCTTCTTCTCGTGGGTCTGTGGCTTGACTGCAGTACTAATTACGGTTTGCTAGTTGGTATACAGTGCAGCCAGCTGGTGCCATCTGCCATGGCGGCCACGACGGCGAGTCTGGCGGGTTTGGCGACGGTGGCCCAGCTGGCTTTGTACGTCCACGGGCTGGTCACCAAGATCACCGGGGCGGCGGAGACTGCCCGGCAGAACAAGCTGGAGTGCAAGAATCTCGCGAGCCGCGTATCCGTGATCGGCGACCTGCTGCTGCAGCTGCAGGACCCGGcggtggcgcagccgctggccgggcTGGGCCACACGCTCCAGGAGGCGCACGATCTCGTGGTCGCTTGCCAGAAATGGAGCGCGCGCAGGAAGTTCTTGTACGCCGACGACCAGGCAGAGAGGTTCAGGGAAGTCAACCGCAGGATCGACTCCCACCTCATCCTCATCCCCTTGCTCAGCCATATCTCCATTACCCGCCGCCTCGACCAGATCTGTCCTCCGAATCCCACCAGCGTTCTTTTACCAGTAGAGCCAACAATGGTTGTTGGATGTGCTTCTGCGCAGCTGCAGGTACGTACATATCCACCACAGTGAGAAGAACCATTTTCATCTTGTTGGTTTTGCAGCTTAATTAAACCATCGTCTTCCATAGGAGCCTGCGATGGTCCAGTATGCAGCTGTGGAGTTCGCGTCGGCGGAGATCGCGGTCTTGACCGGAAACTTCGGCCATGTGCTCAGCGAGGACGTCTCCGGAACGGTGTACAAGGGTCGTCTTCACGACGGCCTGGAGGTGGCGGTGAAGAGCCTGAAGAATCACGGAAAGCAACGCCACGAACAAGAGGGTGCCTTCGTGGCGGAGCTCGAGACCCTCTGCCACCTCCGTCACGACCACGTCGTGCACCTCGTGGGCTGGTGCGCGGAGGACGACGATCGCATGTTCGTCTACCAGTACCAGCACACGAGCAACGGCACGCTCAGGGACCACCTGCAGGGCGGCGGCTTTGCGTCGCCGGTGACATCGTCCTGGAAGGCGCGTGTCCTGGCGCTGCTGGGCGCGTCCAGGGCCATCGACCACCTGCACCGCATGGCCACTCCGCGGATCATCCACCGCAACGTCAGCTCGTCGAGCATCCTTCTGGACGAGAGCTGGGCGGCCCGCGTGTCCGGCTTCAGCGCGGCGGTTTTGCAAGAGCCGACGACCGACGGCCAGCTCGTCGGGGAGGTCGCCGGCACGTTGGGGTACATCGATCCGGCGTACCACCGCACGCGGCGTGTGAGTCCGGCGAGCGACGTGTACAGCTTTGGCGTCGTCATGCTGGAGTTGCTGACCGGTAGGCCGCCTAGCTGGGAGAGCAAGGACCCGAACACCTTGGTTGGCTTAGCTGCCCCGATCATCGAGAGGGGGGACCTGGGGTCTGTGCTGGACCGGCGCCCGTCGCCGGCGCCGACCCCGGGGCAGATGGAGGCGCTGAAGCTCGTGGCCTACACGGCAGCACGCTGTCTGTGGCCACAGCCACAGGACCGCCCCGCCATGTCAAACGTGTTGACCAACCTCGAGGCGGCGCTCGGGCTCATAGACAGCGATGAGCCTAAGCAAAGCTATTAGAGCCAGCTAGCGATGATGACTCGCCAAGACGTAAACTGCGTCACAACGATACGTACCTTTAGCTTGTAAACATGGTCTAGTTAGAATGGACCTCTCGATCGGCCGGTGTGTCGGGTGCTCAAATGAAATATACTGTTGTGAACTTATAATTCTTTGTTTTTGCTTTTAGATTGCTCACACATAATTTGAATGATAAGCTTTGCAATAAATTTTTTTTGAAcaccagtacagacacaagcgctcatatacatgcgcatacactcatccctatgaagcacacacgcacaccctacccctatgagcacctccgaaagactgagccggcatatcatcttgaaatttatgaagtaacCGTAGGCACTTCGTCGTcaacggaaacgtctcctcccactaaatggGCATCGCCGAAAATcttaaaataaattcaaaaataaatgcgagcaccaagatTTAAACCCTGATCGACTAGTCATAGAACATGATTATTCAAACGTGCACCCTACCTAGCTAGGAGAGTGTAATCCATTGTTGTTGTTTTCTCAATGTCTGTTTTCAATAAAAATGCATATACCAGTTACTTTCAAAAATACCGGCAAGTACCAAGAATAATATATCATGttattttaaaatatattttttacaAAATCTAAATATGGAAGACTTCAAAAAAtcaaaatttggaaaaaatatCCAAAATGCAAGTTTCAAAATTCAAAAATGGTAACAATATGAAATATTTTAAAAATTAACTAAAATAAGAACGGAAAATGAAATGATCACATGCAGTTATCATGCATGGTTTGAGAAAAGTGTGCAT is a window of Triticum dicoccoides isolate Atlit2015 ecotype Zavitan chromosome 2B, WEW_v2.0, whole genome shotgun sequence DNA encoding:
- the LOC119366049 gene encoding putative serine/threonine-protein kinase-like protein CCR3, coding for MAATTASLAGLATVAQLALYVHGLVTKITGAAETARQNKLECKNLASRVSVIGDLLLQLQDPAVAQPLAGLGHTLQEAHDLVVACQKWSARRKFLYADDQAERFREVNRRIDSHLILIPLLSHISITRRLDQICPPNPTSVLLPVEPTMVVGCASAQLQEPAMVQYAAVEFASAEIAVLTGNFGHVLSEDVSGTVYKGRLHDGLEVAVKSLKNHGKQRHEQEGAFVAELETLCHLRHDHVVHLVGWCAEDDDRMFVYQYQHTSNGTLRDHLQGGGFASPVTSSWKARVLALLGASRAIDHLHRMATPRIIHRNVSSSSILLDESWAARVSGFSAAVLQEPTTDGQLVGEVAGTLGYIDPAYHRTRRVSPASDVYSFGVVMLELLTGRPPSWESKDPNTLVGLAAPIIERGDLGSVLDRRPSPAPTPGQMEALKLVAYTAARCLWPQPQDRPAMSNVLTNLEAALGLIDSDEPKQSY